Proteins encoded by one window of Candidatus Odinarchaeum yellowstonii:
- a CDS encoding toprim domain-containing protein: MEIDLKRLRLLLEELDVTSYSTPIIVEGRKDAESLRKIGITGLIHSISGRSISEVVEELKAYREVIILTDYDSEGFKIKNKLVKDFQTAGVKVNLRYYKLLKSVLKGFIIQIEGLFKFLSSKGYWDEST; encoded by the coding sequence ATGGAAATAGATTTAAAAAGACTCCGATTACTGTTAGAAGAACTAGACGTCACCTCTTATTCAACTCCTATAATAGTTGAAGGTAGAAAAGACGCTGAAAGCCTTAGAAAAATAGGGATAACCGGTCTCATTCATAGTATAAGCGGTAGAAGTATAAGCGAAGTCGTGGAGGAACTTAAAGCATACAGGGAGGTAATAATTTTAACAGATTATGATAGCGAAGGCTTTAAAATAAAAAACAAGCTGGTTAAAGACTTTCAAACAGCCGGCGTTAAAGTTAATTTACGATATTATAAGCTGCTTAAAAGCGTTTTAAAAGGTTTCATCATCCAGATAGAAGGGTTATTCAAGTTTCTGAGCAGTAAAGGATACTGGGATGAATCTACTTAA
- the dnaG gene encoding DNA primase DnaG, with translation MSLNDKEELTTIKYIIKVRFEVDGVVEKPDVIGAVFGQTEGLLGDELDLRELQKTGRIGRIGVTLELKNGKAAGEITVPSSLDRAETAILAAALETIDRVGPCTARMTLEKIEDVRSVKREKILDRAADILKKWTETVAPETADITEAVMRAIKPEDIVKYGPEELPAGPGLEESDSIIIVEGRADVINLLKHGFRNTVAVEGTNIPKSIIDLCNEKVVTVFTDGDRGGELILKELLQVADIDYVARAPPGKEVEELTRKEIVKCLRNKVPVEQVLSLYKPAYKEHKPQPEHVEEKIKEPYPTKHVHPRRIVKKGRKIKPAISLPDTLVDKISTLPETSQALILNEGGDEIARLPVSELADKLETIERAHLIAFDGVITQRIVDLASQKKIKYLVGARIGKIQKKPAETELITFDDIQKNS, from the coding sequence TTGTCATTAAATGATAAAGAAGAGCTTACCACTATAAAATATATTATAAAAGTTAGATTTGAAGTCGATGGTGTTGTTGAAAAACCGGATGTTATAGGAGCTGTTTTCGGGCAAACAGAGGGATTACTCGGAGATGAATTAGATCTCAGAGAATTGCAGAAAACAGGGAGAATAGGGAGAATAGGGGTTACACTTGAATTAAAGAACGGTAAAGCAGCTGGAGAGATCACTGTACCCTCAAGTTTAGATAGAGCTGAAACCGCCATACTAGCTGCAGCCCTTGAAACTATAGATCGGGTTGGACCGTGCACCGCGAGAATGACGTTAGAGAAAATAGAGGATGTTCGAAGTGTTAAAAGAGAGAAGATACTTGATAGAGCAGCTGATATACTAAAAAAATGGACTGAAACAGTAGCACCTGAGACCGCTGATATAACAGAGGCCGTGATGCGCGCTATTAAACCGGAGGATATAGTAAAATATGGACCGGAAGAACTTCCAGCCGGCCCTGGATTAGAGGAATCCGATTCTATAATAATTGTGGAGGGGAGAGCTGACGTTATAAATCTGCTGAAACACGGGTTCAGGAACACAGTTGCAGTGGAGGGCACGAACATACCTAAATCGATAATAGATCTCTGCAATGAGAAAGTGGTCACAGTTTTCACAGACGGTGACAGAGGCGGTGAACTTATTCTAAAAGAACTACTCCAAGTAGCGGATATAGATTACGTTGCTAGAGCTCCACCCGGCAAAGAGGTTGAGGAGCTTACTAGAAAAGAAATTGTTAAATGCCTTAGAAACAAGGTTCCAGTCGAACAGGTTTTAAGCCTATATAAACCGGCCTACAAAGAGCATAAACCTCAACCTGAACATGTAGAAGAGAAGATTAAAGAGCCTTATCCTACCAAACACGTACATCCGCGTAGAATTGTTAAAAAAGGACGAAAAATTAAACCAGCGATTAGCTTACCTGATACCCTCGTCGATAAAATCTCTACACTACCTGAAACATCCCAGGCTTTAATTCTAAATGAGGGAGGAGATGAAATAGCCCGGCTGCCTGTATCAGAGCTAGCTGATAAACTTGAAACTATAGAACGCGCTCATCTCATAGCATTCGACGGCGTTATAACCCAGAGAATCGTTGATTTAGCCTCCCAGAAAAAAATAAAATACTTAGTAGGGGCTAGAATAGGTAAAATCCAGAAGAAACCTGCTGAAACAGAATTAATAACATTCGATGACATCCAGAAAAATAGTTAA
- a CDS encoding V-type ATP synthase subunit D yields the protein MPISVIAGVKATRMELLALKKKKQLAQKGYELLKEKRDALIMEFFRLIEDVKELRDKLQEDLAQAFQNLKYAKMIDGPLKLYSLASSIKPTLNLEVETHNVMGVKMPKLNIISQNGEGAQHSLIGFSSKTDDAKRYFKNALDTIIKLAEIEGSVKRLAEEIEKSKRRVNALKFIVIPRIEATINYIELHLEEAEREDFTRLKFIKRKLSEK from the coding sequence ATGCCTATAAGCGTAATAGCCGGGGTTAAAGCTACTAGAATGGAGCTTCTAGCACTTAAAAAGAAGAAGCAACTAGCTCAGAAAGGGTATGAACTATTAAAAGAGAAGCGGGATGCGTTAATAATGGAGTTTTTCCGGCTTATAGAAGATGTTAAAGAGCTCAGAGATAAACTTCAAGAAGACTTAGCTCAAGCTTTTCAAAATTTAAAGTATGCTAAGATGATCGATGGCCCGCTGAAATTATACAGTTTAGCATCCTCTATAAAACCGACTTTGAACTTAGAGGTTGAAACCCACAATGTAATGGGTGTTAAAATGCCTAAATTAAATATTATAAGTCAAAATGGGGAGGGCGCCCAGCACAGTTTAATAGGGTTCTCATCTAAAACAGACGATGCTAAAAGATATTTTAAAAACGCTTTAGATACAATTATTAAATTAGCTGAGATAGAGGGGAGCGTTAAAAGATTAGCTGAAGAAATAGAGAAATCTAAGAGAAGAGTTAACGCTCTTAAATTCATTGTAATACCGAGAATAGAAGCAACCATAAATTATATTGAACTACACTTGGAAGAAGCTGAAAGAGAGGATTTTACCAGACTTAAATTTATTAAAAGAAAGCTTAGCGAGAAGTAA
- a CDS encoding nascent polypeptide-associated complex protein, producing the protein MMRRKLNPKLMKKAMKKMGINVEELPDVSEVIIKCSGREIVISNPQVTRITGAGQESFQVTGEVSERALSESASKTVVEEKSVNLEIPVEDVKLVCSQTGVSEEEAVEALRLAGGNIAQAIINLRNR; encoded by the coding sequence ATGATGAGGAGAAAACTGAACCCTAAGTTGATGAAAAAAGCTATGAAGAAAATGGGTATAAACGTCGAAGAGCTACCGGACGTCAGCGAAGTTATTATAAAATGCTCTGGGAGAGAAATAGTTATCTCAAATCCGCAGGTCACGCGGATAACTGGAGCAGGCCAAGAGAGTTTTCAAGTTACAGGTGAAGTTTCTGAGAGAGCATTAAGTGAGAGCGCTTCGAAAACCGTTGTTGAAGAAAAATCAGTGAATTTAGAAATACCGGTGGAAGATGTTAAATTAGTCTGTTCTCAGACAGGGGTTAGTGAAGAAGAAGCTGTGGAAGCTCTCAGATTAGCAGGTGGAAACATCGCGCAGGCTATAATAAATTTAAGAAACCGGTAG
- a CDS encoding proteasome-activating nucleotidase: protein MYLTETSGAKKEVEEDSYLVTYTKHLERKIRALETEKQLIDAERIRLEREVHAIRTELERMRQTPLIAATVVDVLEDGRVIVKSSTGPHFVVQAYSGLGASKIVPGARVALNQRTFSLVEVLPPTRDPFVRAMEVEEAPQVTYDDIGGLKEQIREIRETVELPLLKPELFKKVGIDPPKGVLLYGPPGTGKTMVARAVAHETKTTFIRVISSELVQKFIGEGARLVRDIFNMAREKAPSIVFIDEIDAVGSKRMDLATSGDREVQRTLMQLLSELDGFDARGDVRIIAATNRPDILDPALLRPGRFDRMIEFPLPDAEARVDIFRIHTRRMNLDESVCFAELVKKTDGATGADIKAICTEAGMFAIRELRDIVTMEDFLKAIDKIMGKEESNGFNPQLYG, encoded by the coding sequence ATTTATTTGACTGAAACATCAGGCGCTAAGAAAGAAGTTGAAGAAGACTCTTATCTAGTAACGTATACTAAGCATTTAGAGCGTAAGATACGCGCTCTTGAAACTGAGAAGCAATTGATCGACGCTGAGAGAATAAGGCTTGAACGTGAAGTTCACGCTATAAGAACGGAATTGGAGAGAATGAGGCAGACCCCTCTCATAGCCGCGACTGTTGTGGATGTTTTAGAAGATGGTAGAGTAATTGTGAAGAGTAGCACCGGGCCCCACTTCGTAGTTCAAGCTTACAGTGGCTTAGGAGCATCGAAGATAGTTCCAGGCGCTCGCGTAGCTTTAAATCAGAGAACATTTTCACTGGTTGAAGTGCTCCCGCCTACTCGAGACCCGTTTGTGCGAGCTATGGAGGTTGAAGAGGCTCCTCAAGTAACTTATGATGATATAGGTGGTTTAAAGGAGCAGATAAGAGAGATACGGGAAACAGTTGAACTCCCCTTGTTAAAGCCGGAGCTATTTAAAAAAGTCGGCATAGACCCGCCTAAAGGTGTGCTCCTTTACGGTCCACCTGGGACAGGTAAAACAATGGTTGCTAGAGCGGTGGCCCATGAAACTAAAACCACGTTTATCCGAGTTATCAGCTCGGAGCTTGTTCAAAAGTTTATAGGTGAAGGCGCCAGACTTGTCAGAGACATATTCAACATGGCTAGGGAGAAGGCGCCTAGCATTGTTTTCATAGATGAAATAGACGCTGTGGGCAGTAAGAGAATGGATTTAGCTACAAGCGGAGATAGAGAAGTTCAAAGAACACTGATGCAGCTTTTAAGCGAGTTAGATGGTTTCGACGCTAGAGGAGATGTTAGAATTATCGCTGCCACCAACAGACCAGACATATTAGATCCGGCGTTGCTTAGACCAGGCCGATTCGATCGTATGATAGAATTCCCTCTACCTGATGCGGAGGCTAGAGTGGACATTTTTAGAATTCACACTAGGAGGATGAATCTGGATGAATCTGTGTGCTTCGCAGAGTTAGTGAAAAAAACAGATGGCGCTACAGGCGCTGATATTAAAGCCATATGCACGGAGGCGGGTATGTTCGCTATAAGAGAGTTGCGGGATATAGTTACCATGGAGGACTTCTTAAAAGCTATTGATAAAATAATGGGGAAAGAGGAGAGTAACGGTTTTAACCCTCAATTATACGGTTAA
- a CDS encoding multiprotein bridging factor aMBF1, whose product MLCEICGKNAPKTFYVELDGAVLSVCEECSKYGNIVEENALREVKPKRKIEVTKSEVKVKSDEVVEKVLDLKPDYYKIIKTEREKRKLTQEELAKLLNEKPSVISKIETGRFEPEENLIRKLEKFFNVRLVEVTELPASKPVFKSGELTLGEVVNLKKKKS is encoded by the coding sequence TTGCTATGTGAGATATGCGGGAAAAACGCGCCTAAAACATTTTATGTGGAATTAGACGGAGCGGTTTTGTCAGTTTGCGAAGAGTGTTCAAAATATGGTAATATAGTGGAAGAAAATGCTTTGCGAGAGGTTAAACCTAAGAGAAAAATAGAGGTTACTAAGAGTGAGGTGAAAGTTAAATCAGATGAGGTTGTGGAGAAAGTTCTCGACCTTAAACCGGATTATTATAAGATTATAAAAACGGAGAGAGAGAAAAGGAAGCTGACCCAGGAAGAGTTAGCTAAACTACTCAATGAGAAACCTTCGGTTATCAGCAAAATAGAGACCGGGCGGTTTGAACCTGAAGAGAATTTGATTCGAAAATTGGAAAAATTTTTTAATGTGAGATTAGTTGAGGTGACGGAGCTGCCGGCTTCTAAACCAGTTTTCAAAAGCGGCGAGTTAACGCTAGGTGAAGTTGTAAACCTTAAGAAGAAAAAATCATAG
- a CDS encoding tRNA (cytidine(56)-2'-O)-methyltransferase, which yields MIGVLRLNHRFERDKRVSTHVFLTARALGADLGVFTGDKDESIINSLTETVRRWGGGFKVEYSEDYTQTIREFKNKGFKIVHLTMYGIPVKQKISELKNFKDILLIVGGAKVPREVYDLADYNISIGSQPHSEVAALAIFLHEYYEGRELDISFPDARLVVEPQEKGKKVLKRFQ from the coding sequence ATGATCGGCGTTTTAAGACTCAACCACAGGTTTGAAAGAGATAAAAGAGTTTCCACACACGTATTTTTAACAGCCCGCGCGTTGGGAGCAGATTTAGGCGTGTTCACCGGGGATAAAGACGAGAGTATAATAAATTCTCTGACGGAAACCGTTAGGAGGTGGGGTGGCGGTTTTAAAGTCGAGTACAGTGAGGACTACACTCAAACTATAAGAGAATTCAAAAATAAAGGGTTTAAAATAGTCCACTTGACGATGTACGGAATTCCAGTTAAGCAAAAAATCTCCGAGTTAAAGAATTTTAAAGATATTTTGTTAATTGTCGGAGGGGCTAAGGTTCCAAGAGAAGTATATGATTTAGCGGATTATAATATAAGCATAGGCTCTCAACCTCATAGTGAGGTTGCTGCATTAGCTATTTTCTTACACGAATACTATGAGGGGAGAGAGCTTGATATATCTTTCCCCGATGCTAGGCTAGTAGTTGAACCTCAGGAAAAAGGTAAAAAAGTTTTGAAAAGATTTCAGTAA
- the tfe gene encoding transcription factor E, whose amino-acid sequence MNSDLKNKTVNSVIGDLDAEIDMSVVSLLKDDEEITDEYISQKTGLKLNLVRKILYKLYDNHIASYRRERDKNTGWYIYYWRLNPKKIYDVVNRRKMSVLKVLEDRLKYEREHQFYQCEKDENVRLTFEEAMEALFKCPHCGGQLLFKDNSKLINVLSAKIEELKKSI is encoded by the coding sequence ATGAATTCGGATTTAAAAAATAAAACAGTTAATAGTGTAATAGGAGATTTAGACGCAGAAATCGATATGAGCGTTGTAAGCTTGTTAAAAGATGATGAGGAGATTACAGATGAGTATATCTCTCAAAAAACTGGTTTAAAACTTAACTTAGTTAGAAAAATCCTCTACAAACTTTACGATAATCACATTGCTTCATACCGCCGGGAGAGGGATAAAAACACAGGTTGGTATATTTATTATTGGCGGTTAAACCCTAAAAAAATATATGATGTAGTTAACCGGAGAAAGATGAGCGTTTTAAAAGTTCTCGAAGACCGCTTAAAATATGAGAGAGAGCATCAATTCTATCAATGTGAAAAAGATGAAAATGTAAGGTTAACTTTCGAGGAAGCGATGGAAGCTTTGTTTAAATGCCCACATTGCGGCGGCCAGCTTTTATTCAAAGATAATTCGAAGCTTATAAACGTATTAAGCGCTAAAATAGAGGAGTTGAAGAAGAGCATCTAA
- a CDS encoding HDIG domain-containing protein codes for MIKITLPTKKEIYQFFNELNLSQKIIKHSEAVCKAALEIAGFIDTNLITVNLSLIEAGALLHDVGRSKANNLAHGYIGGQLIISKGWAVELKRIAETHILGGLTEQEAVTLGLPPADYTPKTIEEKICCYADKLTLETKRVTVDERFRVWFSKYGETPLIKEAYSRVKAIEEELNKISKKD; via the coding sequence GTGATTAAGATTACCCTACCGACAAAGAAGGAAATATACCAGTTTTTCAATGAGCTGAATCTTAGCCAAAAAATTATAAAACACAGTGAAGCTGTATGCAAAGCTGCTTTAGAGATAGCGGGCTTCATCGACACTAATCTTATAACGGTTAACCTAAGTTTAATTGAAGCGGGGGCTCTTCTACATGATGTAGGGCGGAGTAAAGCGAACAATCTAGCTCACGGCTATATCGGCGGACAGCTCATAATAAGTAAAGGCTGGGCTGTGGAACTTAAAAGAATCGCTGAAACCCATATTCTAGGCGGATTAACAGAGCAGGAGGCGGTTACCTTAGGATTACCTCCGGCGGATTACACTCCTAAAACTATAGAAGAGAAAATTTGCTGTTACGCTGATAAACTCACTTTAGAGACTAAGCGTGTAACAGTTGATGAACGATTCCGAGTATGGTTCTCTAAGTACGGTGAAACACCACTTATTAAAGAAGCTTATAGTAGGGTTAAAGCGATTGAAGAGGAGCTTAACAAAATTTCAAAAAAAGATTAG
- a CDS encoding tetrahydromethanopterin S-methyltransferase subunit H, whose protein sequence is MIKFNTPQKIFEIGGVKIGGNPGERPIVLVGSIFYLGHRIVDKTGSFSFNKIEAAKLLNVQDELSEKTGNPCMVDLIISSPEAVEKEIDFIVDNTRVPLLLDPVGAETKIKSVKYVAETGLQNRVVYNSLNLKTPVEEFNLLKENHLNSALLLAYSGDAFTSARRIENIKKLIEVTTDFITKPLIDTYILDVPSLGLACKAMSKLKELYGFPVGGGTENAVATWKGLETKFGLEPKNSCLAAAAATAACFGADFILYGPIERCKYVFPTVAMVDSAIQQMFIEEGGKINRSLPLFKIG, encoded by the coding sequence ATGATTAAATTTAATACGCCGCAGAAAATATTCGAGATTGGTGGTGTTAAAATCGGTGGAAACCCTGGGGAGCGTCCGATAGTTTTAGTGGGTAGTATTTTTTACCTCGGTCACCGGATAGTAGATAAAACCGGCAGCTTCAGCTTTAATAAAATTGAAGCCGCCAAACTTTTAAACGTTCAGGATGAACTCTCCGAGAAAACAGGAAACCCCTGTATGGTGGATTTAATTATTTCTTCCCCCGAAGCTGTGGAGAAAGAGATAGATTTCATAGTGGATAATACGCGCGTACCTCTTTTATTAGATCCTGTTGGTGCTGAAACTAAGATTAAATCAGTCAAATATGTGGCTGAAACAGGTTTACAAAATAGGGTGGTTTATAATTCTCTGAATTTAAAAACGCCTGTCGAGGAGTTTAATCTACTCAAAGAAAATCATCTTAACTCCGCTTTGCTGTTAGCATACAGTGGTGACGCTTTCACATCGGCTAGAAGAATTGAAAATATTAAAAAATTAATAGAGGTCACAACCGATTTCATCACTAAACCTTTAATCGACACATATATTTTAGACGTTCCAAGTCTGGGCTTGGCTTGTAAAGCGATGAGTAAGCTTAAGGAACTTTACGGTTTCCCTGTAGGCGGAGGAACAGAGAACGCTGTTGCGACTTGGAAGGGTTTAGAAACCAAATTCGGCTTAGAACCTAAGAATTCCTGTCTGGCTGCAGCGGCTGCAACAGCAGCCTGTTTTGGTGCCGACTTCATACTCTACGGTCCGATAGAAAGATGTAAATACGTGTTTCCAACAGTCGCGATGGTTGACTCCGCTATCCAGCAGATGTTTATAGAGGAAGGAGGTAAAATAAATCGCTCTCTACCTTTATTTAAAATAGGCTGA